A genomic window from Brevibacillus agri includes:
- a CDS encoding ABC transporter permease yields MHRLYMELIRMRFLTMLAYRVNYYSGIIIYAINIGAYYFLWGAIYGDQQQLGGLSVEQMTSYVAIAWMSRAFYFNNIDTEIAQDVREGKVAIEMIRPYNYLSVKTAQAFGEGIFRFLFFAGPGIFLISLIIPFHFPATATGWGLYLLSLMFAFLINTQINLLTGLFTFFLFRNDGMMRAKRVVVDLMSGLVLPISFFPGWAQTVMGFLPFQAVNYYPSLIFTGAITPGRAWELIGFQAIWMVVILVPILVLWRMARNRLVVQGG; encoded by the coding sequence ATGCATAGGCTCTACATGGAACTGATCCGCATGCGGTTTTTGACCATGCTCGCCTACCGGGTGAACTACTACAGCGGCATCATCATTTACGCGATCAACATCGGGGCCTACTACTTTTTGTGGGGCGCCATCTACGGCGACCAGCAGCAGCTTGGCGGGCTATCGGTCGAGCAGATGACCTCCTACGTGGCGATCGCCTGGATGTCGCGCGCTTTTTACTTTAACAACATTGACACGGAGATCGCCCAGGACGTTCGCGAGGGCAAGGTCGCCATCGAAATGATCCGTCCCTACAACTACTTGTCGGTGAAAACGGCGCAGGCGTTCGGGGAAGGGATTTTCCGCTTTCTGTTTTTCGCCGGGCCGGGGATTTTTCTCATCAGCCTGATTATTCCCTTTCACTTCCCGGCGACCGCGACCGGCTGGGGGCTGTACCTGCTCAGTCTGATGTTCGCTTTTCTCATTAATACGCAGATTAACCTGCTGACGGGTCTGTTCACGTTTTTCCTGTTCCGCAACGACGGGATGATGCGGGCGAAGCGGGTCGTCGTCGATCTGATGTCCGGCCTCGTGCTGCCGATCAGCTTTTTTCCGGGCTGGGCGCAGACCGTCATGGGCTTTCTGCCGTTTCAGGCCGTCAACTACTATCCGAGTCTGATTTTCACCGGAGCGATTACCCCTGGACGGGCCTGGGAATTGATCGGCTTTCAGGCGATCTGGATGGTTGTCATTCTGGTCCCCATCCTGGTTTTGTGGCGTATGGCCCGAAATCGGCTGGTCGTGCAAGGAGGGTAG